A single genomic interval of Burkholderiales bacterium harbors:
- a CDS encoding universal stress protein, protein MYNRVLVPLDGSKTAEAILPFVLEIAGPLDIEVALLQVIVPIPPSVVEGSRQVIVEDAEARRAEAERYLDSLAAELRDRGVRVRTVVRRGDPVTEIATAARELEVDLVAMTTHGRSGLGRLLFGSVAEAVLRSTDLPVLMMRQTVAQVAERVRS, encoded by the coding sequence ATGTACAACCGGGTTCTGGTTCCGTTGGACGGGTCGAAGACGGCCGAGGCGATCCTGCCGTTCGTACTGGAGATCGCGGGACCGCTCGACATCGAGGTGGCGCTGCTTCAGGTGATCGTACCCATCCCGCCGTCCGTCGTGGAGGGTAGTCGTCAGGTGATAGTGGAGGACGCCGAGGCTCGCCGCGCGGAGGCCGAGCGATACCTGGACAGCCTGGCCGCCGAGCTCCGCGACCGGGGCGTGCGCGTCCGGACGGTGGTCCGGCGCGGCGACCCGGTGACCGAGATCGCGACCGCCGCGCGGGAGCTGGAAGTCGACCTGGTGGCCATGACGACCCACGGCCGGAGCGGGCTAGGGCGGCTGCTGTTCGGCTCGGTGGCCGAGGCGGTCCTGAGGTCCACCGACCTACCGGTGCTGATGATGCGCCAAACGGTGGCGCAGGTCGCCGAGCGCGTGCGATCGTGA